The following proteins are co-located in the Sphingopyxis sp. YR583 genome:
- a CDS encoding phytanoyl-CoA dioxygenase family protein, giving the protein MDYAAQREQFATEGYAVFERILEGPLLDLLREECGRVIDRENARLDALGVEVDGISHKGKRYFAGECQRQQPDLRNMLFSETMADVCRATLGDDAYFFYDQYVVKGASEGMPFSWHQDSGYVVGNGGPADHKPYLTCWCTLDDTTVANGTVRILPFSQAPETREGIVPHIRQPGSNDLVGYTGDSEGVTLEVPAGSIVAFSSLALHATGSNSTPNMRRVYLAQYSPEPILNPGTNHLRRNAIAFLRGGSQVTFN; this is encoded by the coding sequence ATGGATTATGCGGCGCAGCGCGAACAATTCGCCACCGAAGGCTATGCGGTTTTCGAACGCATCCTCGAAGGCCCGCTGCTCGACCTGCTCCGCGAAGAATGCGGCCGCGTGATCGACCGCGAAAACGCGCGCCTCGACGCGTTAGGCGTCGAAGTCGATGGTATCAGCCACAAGGGCAAGCGTTACTTCGCCGGCGAATGCCAGCGCCAGCAGCCCGATCTCCGGAATATGTTGTTCAGCGAAACGATGGCCGACGTCTGCCGCGCGACGCTCGGCGACGACGCTTATTTCTTCTACGACCAATATGTCGTGAAGGGCGCGAGCGAAGGCATGCCGTTCAGCTGGCACCAGGATTCGGGTTATGTCGTCGGCAACGGGGGCCCCGCCGATCACAAGCCGTACCTGACTTGCTGGTGCACGCTCGACGATACGACGGTCGCCAACGGCACCGTACGTATCTTGCCTTTCTCGCAGGCGCCCGAAACGCGCGAGGGCATCGTCCCGCACATCCGTCAGCCGGGCAGCAACGACCTCGTCGGCTACACCGGCGACAGCGAAGGCGTGACGCTCGAGGTTCCGGCCGGCAGCATCGTCGCTTTCTCCAGCCTCGCTCTCCACGCGACCGGATCGAATTCCACTCCGAACATGCGCCGCGTCTATCTTGCGCAATATTCGCCCGAGCCGATTCTCAACCCCGGCACCAACCACCTCCGCCGCAACGCCATCGCTTTCCTGCGCGGCGGCAGCCAGGTGACCTTCAACTAA
- a CDS encoding NADPH-dependent FMN reductase → MIDRPRIVALGGNATAGGSAERLLRHALIRCEAEGAATMLFAGEAIDLPMYAPHRSERCSKAQALMAALRDADGIIVASPAYHGTVSGVVKNALDYAQDLVSDAQPYFDGRAVGLIAVAGGWQAAGTTLATLRSITHALRGWPTPMAVTANSSQPLFDPDGILTDHGIASQLDIMTGQVVTFARMKRAFADQGKAVVTA, encoded by the coding sequence ATGATCGATCGCCCCCGCATCGTCGCACTCGGCGGCAACGCCACCGCCGGCGGCTCGGCCGAACGCTTGCTCCGCCACGCGCTCATCCGCTGCGAAGCGGAAGGCGCGGCGACCATGCTCTTCGCAGGCGAAGCCATCGACCTTCCGATGTACGCCCCGCACCGCAGCGAACGTTGTTCGAAGGCACAGGCGCTGATGGCCGCGCTGCGCGATGCCGACGGCATTATTGTCGCTTCGCCCGCCTATCACGGCACCGTGTCGGGGGTGGTCAAGAATGCGCTCGATTATGCGCAGGATCTTGTGTCCGACGCGCAGCCCTATTTCGACGGTCGCGCGGTCGGGCTGATCGCGGTCGCTGGCGGATGGCAGGCGGCGGGCACCACGCTCGCGACGCTGCGCTCGATCACCCATGCGCTGCGCGGTTGGCCGACCCCCATGGCGGTCACCGCGAACAGCAGCCAGCCGCTCTTCGATCCCGACGGGATTTTGACCGATCACGGAATTGCGTCGCAACTCGACATCATGACCGGACAGGTCGTGACCTTTGCGCGCATGAAGCGCGCCTTTGCCGATCAGGGCAAGGCCGTCGTGACGGCTTGA
- a CDS encoding LysR substrate-binding domain-containing protein, translated as MRQVEAFRAVMMSGGITAAATMLNISQPSVSRLIADMERAVGFRLFDRRGARVHPTAQAQALYEAVRRSYAGLDLLDQAARRIRAHPVGTVRIAALAAIAMAILPAVIARFRILYPDIKIIVESLGQRAIEERVFLGQADLGVGVDMQGREGIRSTPLARAEYVCILPANHPLAARERLEIADLAGEEFVGPMHEADALWTGIDTALETSGISVSRRLETQHSQILYAFVEAGLGVTIAEPFSAPRFHRLGVAVRPISPPVYLDFALLEPDIGPTPEIVAWLNADVQRETAACLAHVQKVVSSKS; from the coding sequence ATGAGACAGGTTGAGGCGTTTCGCGCCGTGATGATGAGCGGGGGCATTACCGCCGCCGCGACGATGCTCAACATCAGCCAGCCGTCGGTGAGCCGGCTGATCGCCGACATGGAGCGCGCGGTCGGTTTCCGGCTGTTCGACCGGCGCGGCGCGCGCGTGCATCCGACCGCGCAGGCGCAGGCGCTGTATGAGGCGGTGCGGCGAAGCTATGCGGGGCTCGACCTGCTCGATCAGGCGGCGCGGCGTATTCGCGCCCACCCCGTCGGGACGGTGCGGATCGCGGCGCTGGCGGCGATCGCGATGGCGATATTGCCCGCAGTGATCGCGCGCTTCCGTATCCTGTATCCCGACATCAAGATCATCGTGGAATCGCTGGGGCAGCGCGCGATCGAGGAGCGCGTGTTCCTGGGGCAAGCCGACCTGGGCGTCGGGGTCGATATGCAGGGACGCGAGGGCATAAGGTCGACCCCGCTCGCGCGCGCCGAATATGTGTGCATCCTGCCCGCCAATCACCCGCTGGCCGCGCGCGAGCGACTGGAAATTGCCGATCTGGCGGGCGAGGAGTTCGTCGGCCCGATGCACGAAGCCGATGCGCTGTGGACCGGGATCGACACCGCGCTGGAAACATCGGGCATCAGCGTGTCGCGACGGCTGGAAACGCAACATTCGCAGATATTATATGCCTTCGTCGAAGCCGGGCTGGGCGTGACGATCGCCGAACCGTTCAGCGCGCCGCGCTTTCATCGGCTGGGCGTCGCCGTGCGGCCCATCTCACCGCCGGTCTATCTCGATTTCGCGCTGCTGGAGCCCGATATCGGCCCGACGCCGGAGATTGTGGCGTGGCTGAACGCCGATGTGCAGCGCGAAACGGCGGCATGCCTTGCACATGTGCAAAAGGTCGTCTCGTCCAAGTCATAG
- a CDS encoding alpha-glucosidase: MALDARDTGFALRLGGQVILSHQGGAPCFFVGRGEAHVHSKLGHFDVSQTVIERIALGHVEVDGPVIRFAEAAGSPWLLEARIAGDGDDATIALTALDPALNRLWLRIPADAGEHVWGGGEQFSYFDLRGRHVPLWSSEPGVGRDPSSELFRQVEAHRKGGGGSPTHTNYPQPTFVSSRRYALHVDSFAYSAFDFRDEGYHEVEVWEIPAKIELWARPRFAELVSALSARFGRQPPLPEWLLKGAVIGLKDGDNSFARLKAYEEAGVAVSGLWCEDWVGLRITSFGNRLFWDWQWNAERYPELPARIAELRERGIRFLGYVNPYLAVDGPLYAEAAAQGFMVMRPDKDEPYIIDFGEFDCGHVDFTNPAAAAWFADTIIGEKMIDFGLSGWMADFGEYLPVDVRLANGESGMTAHNRWPALWGEVNAKGIAMRGQTGEMMVFMRSGATGVQGHCPMLWAGDQSVDFSRHDGIGTVICAALSAGMLGNAHHHSDCGGYTSLFETTRDAELAMRWAEMSAFTSMIRTHEGNRPRQNVQYDDDAELLAHFAKMTRIYAHLAPYIRRLSKEASETGLPVQRPLFLHFEDDLETYAIQTSYLLGPDLLVAPVIATGKSEWTTYLPAGADWVHVWSGQSYAGGSDVTVAAPFGEPPVFYRAGSADSALFDGIVSA; this comes from the coding sequence ATGGCGCTTGATGCGCGCGACACCGGCTTTGCACTCCGCCTCGGCGGGCAGGTGATCCTCTCGCATCAGGGCGGCGCGCCCTGTTTCTTTGTCGGGCGCGGCGAAGCGCATGTTCATTCGAAGCTTGGGCATTTCGATGTGTCGCAGACGGTGATCGAGCGTATTGCGCTGGGGCATGTCGAGGTCGATGGACCGGTCATACGATTTGCCGAGGCCGCGGGTTCGCCCTGGCTGCTCGAAGCGCGCATCGCGGGCGACGGCGACGATGCGACGATCGCGTTGACGGCGCTCGATCCGGCGCTCAACCGATTGTGGCTGCGCATTCCCGCCGACGCGGGCGAGCATGTGTGGGGCGGCGGCGAGCAATTCTCCTATTTCGACCTGCGCGGGCGGCATGTCCCTTTGTGGTCGAGCGAGCCGGGTGTTGGCCGCGATCCGTCGTCGGAGCTGTTCCGGCAGGTCGAGGCGCACCGCAAGGGCGGCGGCGGCAGCCCGACGCACACCAATTACCCGCAGCCGACGTTCGTGAGTTCGCGGCGGTACGCGCTGCATGTCGACAGCTTTGCCTATTCGGCGTTCGATTTCCGCGACGAGGGTTATCACGAGGTCGAGGTGTGGGAGATTCCCGCGAAGATCGAGCTGTGGGCGCGGCCGCGCTTTGCCGAGCTGGTGTCGGCGCTGTCGGCGCGCTTCGGGCGCCAGCCGCCGCTGCCCGAATGGCTGCTGAAGGGCGCGGTCATTGGCCTGAAGGATGGCGACAACAGTTTTGCGCGGCTCAAGGCCTATGAGGAGGCCGGGGTCGCGGTGTCGGGACTGTGGTGCGAGGACTGGGTCGGGCTTCGGATCACCAGTTTCGGCAATCGGTTGTTCTGGGACTGGCAGTGGAATGCGGAGCGCTATCCCGAATTGCCGGCGCGGATCGCGGAATTGCGCGAGCGCGGGATCCGGTTCCTTGGTTATGTGAACCCGTATCTAGCGGTCGATGGTCCGCTCTATGCCGAGGCCGCGGCGCAGGGGTTTATGGTGATGCGTCCCGACAAGGACGAGCCCTATATAATTGACTTTGGCGAGTTCGATTGCGGACATGTCGATTTCACCAATCCGGCGGCCGCAGCGTGGTTCGCCGACACGATCATCGGCGAGAAGATGATCGATTTCGGGCTGTCGGGCTGGATGGCAGACTTTGGCGAGTATCTGCCCGTCGATGTGCGGCTGGCAAATGGCGAGAGCGGGATGACCGCGCATAATCGCTGGCCGGCGCTGTGGGGCGAAGTGAATGCCAAGGGCATCGCCATGCGCGGGCAGACCGGCGAGATGATGGTGTTCATGCGCTCGGGCGCGACCGGCGTTCAGGGGCATTGCCCGATGCTGTGGGCGGGCGACCAGTCGGTCGATTTCAGCCGCCACGACGGGATCGGGACGGTGATATGCGCCGCGCTGTCGGCGGGGATGCTGGGCAACGCGCATCATCACAGCGATTGCGGCGGCTATACCAGCCTGTTCGAAACGACGCGCGATGCCGAACTGGCGATGCGCTGGGCCGAGATGTCGGCGTTTACGTCGATGATCCGCACGCATGAGGGCAACCGGCCGCGGCAGAATGTGCAATATGACGATGACGCCGAACTGCTCGCACATTTTGCGAAGATGACGCGGATTTATGCGCATCTGGCGCCGTATATCCGGCGGCTGTCGAAGGAGGCTTCGGAGACGGGGTTGCCGGTGCAGCGGCCGCTGTTCCTGCATTTCGAGGACGATCTCGAAACCTATGCGATCCAGACGTCGTATCTGCTCGGGCCCGATCTGCTTGTCGCGCCGGTGATCGCGACGGGGAAGAGCGAGTGGACGACCTATCTGCCCGCCGGGGCCGACTGGGTGCATGTCTGGTCGGGGCA
- a CDS encoding TonB-dependent receptor: MKTTKFKLALALSTTMAMALIAAPAAAQDAPAEADAPFASTDIIVTAQKREQNLQDVPVAISVVSGEQLERSNVNSAEQLFQRVPTLTFRKGNTNKDSALSIRGVGTISFSSGVEPSVSTVIDGVVYARTGQQTSDFLDVERIEVLRGPQGSLFGKNASAGVINIVSREPSNELGGYIDAAWYEGNEYRIRGSIGGPLGDGIRASLTGFWSQYDGNARNVFNNHKVNGYEHWGVRGKVIAEPTDNLKITLIADYSKNSDNGFADSIGTVFSSAFNNAVFIPSLAPLTLDGKNKDIDNDLDPYTKDKNSGVSGQIDLDLGGVTLTSITAYRHWYNFQQRDGDFRSDAPRYVNTGTATGDVRSHDRGDLKFDQFTQELRIASANPQFFEYVAGLYYYHTKEVDFFNRTVTSCTASTLPTVGGLTPCAAGSSTYLTNEGNADFTTKLTSYSAFGQATLNFTDAFRGIVGLRHTNDKVSYDFARRSTSLAAFSGVNPAFASAGSIKDTGWSGNAGLQYDLTDDIVSYATYTRGYKGPALNVFFNMLARDTGRIDPEKSDAYEVGLKTRLFDRRLTLNIAGFYAKYDNYQANFLDLVAGQVVTRLTNAGTVSTRGIEMDFNAAITDDFSLSGGFNYTDAHINKFICPSGAAVTCADAINGKPLPFAPKYKGTVTMDWRLPLNIDGFNVDLNSSLVYQSRTQFDINQNPNAFQSAYAIWDAGIKVSTDDDKYSLSFIVKNLTDKQFVIQRIPNGTSFMRQITPRDAERYFGVTARMNF; encoded by the coding sequence ATGAAGACGACGAAGTTCAAGCTGGCTCTGGCGCTTTCGACCACGATGGCGATGGCGCTGATCGCCGCCCCCGCCGCAGCGCAAGACGCCCCGGCCGAAGCCGACGCACCGTTCGCATCGACCGACATCATCGTCACCGCGCAGAAGCGCGAACAGAATTTGCAGGACGTGCCGGTCGCGATCTCGGTCGTGTCGGGCGAGCAGCTCGAACGGTCGAACGTCAATTCGGCCGAGCAGCTTTTCCAGCGCGTCCCCACGCTGACCTTCCGCAAGGGCAACACCAACAAGGATTCGGCGCTGTCGATCCGCGGCGTCGGCACGATCAGCTTCTCGTCGGGCGTCGAGCCGTCGGTTTCGACCGTCATCGACGGCGTCGTCTATGCGCGCACCGGCCAGCAGACGTCGGATTTCCTCGACGTCGAGCGCATCGAAGTGCTGCGCGGTCCGCAGGGCAGCCTGTTCGGCAAGAATGCCAGCGCCGGCGTGATCAACATCGTGTCGCGTGAGCCCAGCAACGAGCTGGGCGGATACATCGACGCCGCCTGGTATGAGGGCAATGAATATCGCATCCGCGGCAGCATCGGCGGCCCGCTGGGCGACGGCATCCGCGCGTCGCTGACCGGTTTCTGGTCGCAGTATGACGGCAACGCCCGCAACGTGTTCAACAACCACAAGGTCAACGGGTACGAACATTGGGGCGTGCGCGGCAAGGTGATCGCCGAGCCGACAGACAATCTGAAAATTACGCTGATCGCCGATTATTCGAAGAACAGCGACAATGGTTTCGCCGACAGCATCGGCACCGTCTTCTCGTCGGCGTTCAACAATGCGGTGTTCATCCCGAGCCTCGCGCCGCTGACGCTCGACGGCAAGAACAAGGATATCGACAACGACCTCGATCCGTACACCAAGGACAAGAATAGCGGCGTGTCGGGGCAAATCGACCTCGATCTGGGCGGGGTCACGCTGACCTCGATCACCGCATATCGTCACTGGTATAACTTCCAGCAGCGCGACGGCGATTTCCGGTCGGATGCACCGCGTTACGTAAACACCGGCACCGCGACGGGCGACGTCCGTTCGCACGATCGTGGCGACCTGAAGTTCGACCAGTTCACGCAGGAGCTGCGCATCGCGTCGGCCAATCCGCAATTCTTCGAATATGTTGCGGGGCTTTATTATTATCACACGAAGGAAGTCGATTTCTTCAACCGGACGGTTACGAGCTGCACCGCATCGACGCTGCCGACCGTCGGCGGGCTGACGCCATGCGCCGCCGGATCGTCGACCTATCTGACCAACGAGGGCAACGCCGATTTCACGACCAAGCTCACCAGCTATTCGGCGTTCGGCCAAGCGACGCTGAACTTTACCGATGCGTTCCGCGGCATCGTCGGCCTGCGCCATACCAATGACAAGGTCAGCTATGACTTTGCCCGCCGCTCGACTTCGCTCGCCGCCTTCTCCGGCGTGAACCCGGCCTTCGCCTCGGCCGGGTCGATCAAGGACACTGGCTGGTCGGGCAATGCCGGCCTGCAATATGACCTGACCGACGATATCGTCAGCTATGCGACCTATACCCGCGGTTACAAGGGTCCGGCGCTCAACGTGTTTTTCAACATGCTGGCGCGCGATACCGGCCGCATCGATCCCGAAAAGTCCGATGCCTATGAAGTCGGCCTGAAGACCCGGCTGTTCGATCGCCGCCTGACGCTGAACATCGCGGGCTTCTATGCGAAGTACGACAATTATCAGGCGAACTTCCTCGATCTCGTCGCCGGGCAGGTCGTAACCCGCCTGACCAATGCGGGCACGGTGTCGACGCGCGGCATCGAAATGGATTTCAACGCCGCGATCACCGACGATTTCTCGCTGTCGGGCGGCTTCAACTACACCGACGCGCATATCAACAAGTTCATCTGTCCGTCGGGCGCGGCGGTCACCTGCGCCGATGCGATCAACGGCAAGCCGCTGCCCTTTGCCCCGAAATATAAGGGCACGGTGACGATGGACTGGCGCCTGCCGCTGAACATCGACGGCTTCAACGTCGATCTGAACAGCTCGCTCGTCTATCAGAGCCGCACCCAGTTCGACATCAACCAGAACCCCAATGCGTTCCAGAGCGCCTATGCGATCTGGGATGCCGGGATCAAGGTGAGCACCGACGACGACAAATACAGCCTGTCGTTCATCGTCAAGAACCTGACCGACAAGCAGTTCGTGATCCAGCGCATCCCGAACGGCACGTCGTTCATGCGCCAGATCACCCCGCGCGATGCCGAGCGTTATTTCGGCGTCACCGCACGGATGAATTTCTGA